A section of the Pseudanabaena mucicola str. Chao 1806 genome encodes:
- a CDS encoding AAA family ATPase translates to MIATEIAQTNGHITPLTVTPKSALAKLQQLREELKSVYLDRSEAIDLILVGLLAKMHIFLGGKPCTGKTELAKAVSDAITGTTFFHYLMTKTTVAEEVLGAPDLAELQKGKFVRDTEAMLPEAHLALMDEIGKANSIVRNSALGLMNEREFLNGKTKLQSPLITMIGCSNELLDGEEDGAFWDRLSLRYIVYYLGDEDLRILLLRKTSNIAAPQITTMLSLAELEQMQTAVKNVTFPAPVIDSLIDLQRELKKENLIVSTRKYVQIVTILKAYAYLQEEAEVSEDSFEILNHVIWNHPREQALIRKIVAKVGNPVNIQAQEILTAITEKLSDLGACPTFGTKKQQNDWATALVS, encoded by the coding sequence ATGATCGCCACCGAAATCGCCCAGACCAATGGACATATCACCCCCTTAACCGTAACCCCAAAATCAGCCTTAGCAAAACTGCAACAACTGCGAGAAGAACTGAAAAGTGTATACCTAGACCGCAGCGAAGCGATCGACCTAATCTTGGTGGGACTGCTAGCCAAAATGCATATTTTCCTAGGAGGCAAACCCTGCACAGGCAAAACCGAACTTGCGAAAGCAGTCTCCGATGCAATCACAGGAACCACCTTCTTCCATTACCTGATGACCAAAACAACTGTTGCTGAAGAAGTATTAGGCGCACCCGACCTTGCTGAATTACAAAAAGGCAAATTCGTGCGCGACACCGAAGCCATGCTTCCTGAAGCGCACCTAGCCCTGATGGATGAAATCGGCAAGGCAAATAGCATTGTCCGCAACTCCGCACTAGGACTGATGAACGAACGGGAATTTCTCAACGGCAAAACCAAACTGCAATCACCATTAATCACCATGATTGGTTGCTCCAACGAACTCCTAGATGGAGAAGAAGACGGAGCATTCTGGGATCGGCTGAGCCTGAGGTACATAGTCTATTATCTAGGCGATGAAGACCTGCGAATATTACTGCTTCGCAAGACCAGCAACATCGCCGCACCGCAGATTACCACCATGCTCAGCCTAGCCGAACTAGAGCAAATGCAAACCGCCGTGAAAAACGTGACATTCCCTGCCCCAGTGATCGATTCATTGATTGACCTGCAACGGGAACTGAAGAAAGAAAACCTGATTGTCAGCACCAGAAAATACGTGCAGATCGTCACCATTCTCAAAGCCTATGCCTACCTGCAAGAAGAAGCCGAAGTCAGCGAAGACAGCTTCGAGATTCTCAATCATGTAATTTGGAATCATCCCAGAGAGCAAGCACTGATTAGAAAAATTGTTGCCAAAGTGGGCAATCCCGTGAACATCCAAGCCCAAGAAATCCTCACCGCCATCACCGAAAAGCTTTCAGACTTAGGTGCCTGTCCCACCTTTGGCACAAAGAAACAACAAAACGATTGGGCAACGGCACTGGTCAGTTAA
- a CDS encoding bile acid:sodium symporter family protein: MNELLSRLNPNLIQQLDFYFHKIDFIFLNRLSFLLFILAMLLATGLSLTVPQIIEPLRNWRLVIRSLIANLVIVPILVLGLLHFVPVSEPIKIGFTILAVAAGPPVLPKLAQMVNGNLAFAAGLMMVLMLASAIFMPIVLPLVLDGVRISPWQVAKPLFVSLLPPLAIGLLIRSRFEAIATSIVPFLRRVTNFALILGLASSLSLQFNSLIVLAKSGIVLAIAIFIIVAFAVGYLLGGPNLDTRLTLGVGTAQRNIAGALIVAGTNFEDPAIISVIVVTSLSLFVVIRLIARQSFVKQIEKYAWVE; encoded by the coding sequence ATGAACGAATTATTATCTCGTCTCAATCCTAATCTGATCCAACAGCTAGACTTCTACTTCCACAAAATCGACTTTATCTTCCTTAATCGATTGTCATTTTTGCTATTTATTCTAGCGATGTTGCTAGCTACAGGATTAAGTCTCACCGTTCCCCAGATTATCGAACCTCTTCGCAATTGGCGGTTAGTCATTCGATCTCTGATCGCAAACCTTGTAATTGTACCGATTTTAGTTCTAGGACTACTGCACTTTGTACCCGTAAGTGAACCGATTAAGATTGGCTTTACAATCCTTGCGGTTGCGGCTGGTCCCCCTGTGTTACCGAAGTTAGCGCAAATGGTAAATGGGAACCTTGCCTTTGCCGCAGGATTGATGATGGTATTAATGCTTGCCTCCGCAATCTTTATGCCAATTGTCTTACCCCTAGTTTTAGATGGTGTGCGAATAAGCCCTTGGCAAGTTGCGAAGCCTCTATTTGTGTCCCTATTACCTCCCTTAGCGATTGGGCTATTGATTAGATCCCGCTTTGAGGCGATCGCCACTAGTATCGTTCCATTCCTACGTCGAGTTACTAACTTTGCGCTCATATTGGGTTTAGCTTCATCACTTTCATTGCAATTCAATAGTCTGATTGTCCTAGCCAAAAGCGGTATTGTTTTAGCGATCGCTATTTTTATCATCGTCGCCTTTGCCGTAGGATATCTGCTCGGTGGACCTAATCTCGACACAAGGTTAACCCTTGGTGTAGGCACGGCTCAGCGCAATATTGCAGGAGCATTAATCGTTGCGGGTACAAACTTTGAAGATCCTGCGATTATCAGTGTGATTGTAGTAACGAGTTTATCTCTATTTGTAGTGATTCGCTTAATTGCTAGACAATCGTTTGTGAAACAAATTGAGAAATACGCTTGGGTTGAATAG
- a CDS encoding HAD hydrolase-like protein, with amino-acid sequence MVQDLSYQTYVATSKPHVYAKRIVEHFELSALFDGIYGSELDGTRSIKCELIRHILLTENLDAKATVMIGDRSHDVIGAKQNQVFAIGITYGYGSIEELNNHGADAIAHSPQEILPLIPLKSSIP; translated from the coding sequence ATGGTGCAAGATCTCAGCTATCAAACCTATGTAGCAACCTCTAAACCCCATGTATATGCGAAACGGATTGTCGAACATTTTGAGTTGTCTGCGCTCTTTGATGGCATCTATGGCAGTGAATTAGATGGTACACGCAGCATTAAATGTGAATTGATTCGTCATATTTTGCTGACGGAAAATCTTGATGCTAAAGCAACCGTGATGATCGGCGATCGCTCCCATGATGTGATTGGCGCAAAGCAAAATCAAGTTTTTGCGATCGGAATCACCTATGGCTATGGCTCTATAGAAGAGTTAAACAATCATGGTGCTGATGCTATTGCTCATTCCCCCCAAGAAATTCTGCCATTGATTCCCCTCAAATCATCAATCCCCTAA
- a CDS encoding transposase — protein sequence MESIVKHAQRLVYSLLSFMPSVYQKASLNAILGLFLEAQGHPLPQHTQVKSASSLSRFLNHYNWSTRSVIRITRQIILEQIAQHRPYKGSPLKILIDLTTLTKCGKFLHLNTSTADGSAPWVRMLNGKRGLHLVLLYLVYGEWRIPWSFRVWRGKGYASPSDLACKLLGTVPKRLTQGRKVIVLADTEFCTVKFLNTVRAKAWRVVVGIRCNRKLQDGRSVKQLYRHGKRGQQVLLEGLSTTFTISWFWLKRADSKRELRFVISSHPYSGAYLVMLGRKRWAIEGFFKTIKHRFGLHCFGQSTKLGVFRWLILSLIAYLLAHWSTQWSPPPVLDWKAASDLTLSVLFPSVLWLKLLRYIRINADIAARYGFKIVLKPIPT from the coding sequence ATGGAAAGCATCGTTAAGCACGCCCAAAGGTTAGTTTATAGCCTTCTGAGCTTTATGCCTAGTGTGTATCAAAAAGCCAGTCTGAATGCGATATTGGGACTATTTCTCGAAGCGCAGGGACATCCTTTACCTCAACATACGCAAGTAAAATCAGCCAGTTCGTTAAGTCGGTTTCTAAATCACTATAACTGGTCTACGCGGTCAGTGATTCGGATAACCCGTCAGATCATCTTAGAGCAAATCGCTCAGCATCGACCATACAAAGGGAGTCCATTGAAGATCTTGATTGACTTGACCACATTGACAAAATGCGGCAAGTTTTTGCATCTAAATACCTCGACGGCTGACGGCTCAGCCCCATGGGTAAGGATGCTCAACGGTAAGCGAGGACTTCATCTAGTCTTACTTTATCTAGTCTACGGTGAGTGGCGAATACCATGGAGTTTTAGAGTGTGGCGCGGCAAGGGATATGCGAGTCCATCAGACTTAGCTTGTAAATTGTTGGGAACAGTGCCAAAGCGATTAACCCAAGGCAGGAAAGTAATTGTTCTTGCTGATACTGAGTTTTGCACAGTCAAGTTTTTAAATACAGTCCGAGCAAAGGCTTGGCGAGTTGTTGTGGGCATACGCTGCAATCGTAAGCTTCAAGATGGGCGTTCGGTCAAACAACTTTATCGTCATGGCAAACGGGGGCAACAAGTTTTACTCGAAGGGCTAAGTACCACATTTACCATCTCTTGGTTCTGGCTCAAAAGAGCTGATAGCAAACGAGAGTTACGCTTTGTGATTTCTTCTCATCCTTATTCGGGTGCTTATCTGGTGATGTTGGGTCGTAAGCGTTGGGCGATTGAGGGATTTTTCAAAACCATTAAACATCGCTTTGGTTTACATTGTTTTGGGCAGTCTACAAAACTTGGAGTTTTTCGTTGGCTAATTCTATCTCTGATTGCTTATCTTTTGGCTCACTGGAGTACTCAATGGTCGCCACCTCCTGTCTTGGACTGGAAGGCTGCATCTGATTTGACACTTTCTGTTTTATTCCCTTCTGTCCTTTGGTTAAAACTCCTCCGATACATCCGAATTAATGCTGATATTGCTGCTCGTTATGGTTTTAAAATTGTTCTCAAACCCATTCCTACTTAA
- a CDS encoding HAD hydrolase-like protein — protein sequence MAAILFDLDGTLTDPKIGITTCIQYAIAQLGSQPPTTDELLWCIGPPLTVSFAKLLETEDQVLINRAISLYRDRFSTVGLFENELYPEIPEAIASIRAEGYLRSCTILKRGCKKTRDVKKRA from the coding sequence ATGGCAGCAATTTTATTCGATCTCGACGGAACCCTGACCGATCCGAAGATTGGGATTACAACCTGCATTCAATATGCGATCGCCCAACTTGGCAGCCAACCGCCAACCACCGATGAATTGCTGTGGTGTATTGGTCCACCATTGACCGTAAGTTTTGCAAAACTGCTAGAAACTGAGGATCAGGTTTTGATTAATCGTGCCATTTCTTTATATCGCGATCGCTTCTCAACCGTCGGCTTATTTGAAAATGAGCTTTATCCCGAAATCCCTGAGGCTATTGCCTCTATTCGTGCAGAAGGCTATCTGAGATCTTGCACCATTCTAAAAAGGGGTTGCAAAAAGACGAGAGATGTGAAAAAAAGGGCGTAG
- a CDS encoding carboxymuconolactone decarboxylase family protein: MTNLIEYESASDEVRAVYDDIRTTRQTEYINNFWKALANHPPTLRRTWETLKEVMGGEGEIDPLTRELIYIAVSVTNGCEYCIASHTSAARAKGLTEKVRGELLAIVAAANSTNRLANGYQVPIDEQFKI; this comes from the coding sequence ATGACTAATCTAATCGAATACGAATCTGCTAGTGACGAAGTACGCGCAGTTTATGACGATATTCGCACCACTCGCCAAACCGAATATATCAACAATTTCTGGAAAGCTCTTGCCAATCATCCCCCCACTCTCCGTCGCACATGGGAAACCCTCAAGGAGGTCATGGGTGGTGAAGGTGAGATTGATCCCCTGACAAGGGAATTGATTTACATCGCTGTTAGCGTTACCAATGGCTGTGAATACTGTATCGCCTCCCACACTTCCGCCGCCCGTGCTAAAGGCTTAACCGAAAAAGTTCGAGGTGAGTTACTAGCGATCGTTGCGGCTGCAAATTCCACTAATCGCCTTGCTAATGGCTATCAAGTTCCCATCGATGAGCAGTTTAAAATCTAA
- a CDS encoding arylsulfatase: MTKVTNSSKRDFPKISLKFILQWETKKAIAQQISFLTAIALMFSSILPLPALADYGDTLPLPQPPFKGKIGTTYKESQPDFPKPIKAPAKAPNVLLVILDDVGFGQTSTFGGLIDTPNLDRLASQGLRYNQFHTTALCSPTRAALLTGRNHHSVSTGVVTEIATGYPGYTAILPRSAATIAEVLRSNGYNTAAFGKWHNTPANETSAVGPFERWPTHLGFDYFYGFLGGEADQWNTSVVENTKYVEKSRDRVDYHITNDLTDHAINWIRTQQSIAPDKPFFTYFATGATHAPHHAPKEWIDKYKGKFDQGWDKVREEVFARQIANGIIPPDTKLTPRPAEIPAWDSLSPTEQKIYARQAEVFAGFLSHTDAQVGRVIDAIAQLGELDNTLVFFIAGDNGASAEGGLTGELNQIKTFNGVKETTEEFLAALDDLGSPKTFNHYHAAWAWAGDSPFQWTKQIASHFGGTRNGLVVAWGDRIKDKGGIRSQFHHVIDIAPTIIEAAGIETPEVVNGAKQQPIEGTSLVYSFDDPAVPSHHKTQYFEMLGNRAIYDNGWVAAARHGRLPWELVSKTSFDEDKWELYNVANDFSESKDLAKENPAKLAELQSLFQKEAKKHKVFPLDDRLYQRFEVEHRPNINDGRDSFTYYTAVVGIPETSAPNIKNRSFSITADVDTAKAGAEGVLATQGGRFAGWSLFLKDNKPTFVYNYLNSDRTTIQSSQPIAIGKSKIRFDFTADGGAIGAGGTGKIFINDKQVAEGRIEKTVAARFGIDDTFDIGQDTGTPVVDSYQVPFKFTGNLEQLKVDLL, translated from the coding sequence ATGACAAAAGTTACAAATTCTTCAAAGAGAGATTTTCCAAAAATCTCTCTTAAGTTTATTTTGCAATGGGAAACTAAAAAAGCGATCGCCCAACAAATCAGTTTTTTAACTGCGATCGCCTTAATGTTTTCTAGCATCCTCCCTTTACCTGCCTTAGCGGACTATGGCGACACCTTGCCATTACCGCAACCACCTTTCAAGGGCAAAATTGGCACAACTTATAAGGAATCACAACCCGACTTTCCTAAACCCATTAAAGCACCTGCAAAGGCTCCCAATGTGCTGCTAGTTATCCTTGATGACGTAGGTTTTGGACAAACTAGCACCTTTGGTGGACTAATTGACACTCCCAATTTAGACCGATTAGCTTCGCAGGGATTGCGTTACAACCAGTTCCACACCACAGCGCTCTGCTCTCCCACTAGAGCCGCTTTACTGACAGGACGCAATCACCATTCTGTAAGTACAGGCGTAGTCACCGAAATCGCCACGGGCTACCCCGGATATACCGCCATTCTCCCTCGCAGTGCCGCCACGATCGCCGAAGTATTACGCAGCAATGGCTATAATACCGCCGCCTTTGGTAAATGGCATAATACACCTGCCAATGAAACTAGCGCTGTCGGTCCCTTTGAACGCTGGCCGACTCATTTAGGATTTGATTACTTCTATGGATTTTTAGGCGGTGAAGCCGATCAATGGAATACATCGGTGGTTGAGAATACTAAGTATGTGGAAAAATCTCGCGATCGCGTTGATTATCACATCACTAATGATTTGACTGACCATGCGATTAACTGGATTCGCACCCAGCAATCGATCGCTCCTGATAAACCTTTCTTCACTTACTTTGCCACAGGTGCAACCCATGCGCCCCACCATGCCCCCAAGGAATGGATTGATAAATATAAGGGCAAGTTCGATCAAGGTTGGGATAAAGTTCGTGAAGAAGTTTTTGCGCGGCAGATTGCCAATGGCATTATTCCTCCTGACACGAAACTCACACCTCGTCCTGCGGAAATTCCTGCTTGGGATTCTCTATCGCCAACGGAGCAGAAAATCTATGCTCGTCAAGCGGAAGTATTTGCAGGTTTCCTTAGCCATACCGATGCTCAGGTTGGGCGCGTGATCGACGCGATCGCGCAGTTAGGTGAATTGGACAATACTCTAGTCTTTTTCATCGCTGGCGATAATGGCGCGAGTGCCGAAGGCGGTTTGACAGGTGAATTAAACCAAATTAAAACCTTTAATGGTGTGAAGGAAACCACCGAAGAGTTTTTAGCGGCTCTCGATGATTTGGGCAGTCCTAAAACCTTCAATCACTACCATGCTGCATGGGCTTGGGCGGGTGATAGCCCCTTTCAATGGACTAAGCAAATTGCTTCGCACTTTGGTGGTACTCGGAATGGCTTAGTTGTTGCTTGGGGCGATCGCATTAAGGATAAGGGTGGTATTCGTAGTCAATTCCATCATGTAATTGATATTGCACCGACAATTATCGAAGCGGCAGGTATTGAGACTCCTGAAGTGGTCAATGGCGCGAAACAACAGCCCATCGAAGGAACCAGTCTGGTTTATTCCTTTGATGATCCTGCGGTTCCTTCTCACCACAAAACTCAATATTTTGAAATGCTGGGCAATCGTGCCATTTATGATAACGGTTGGGTTGCGGCGGCGCGTCATGGACGTTTACCTTGGGAACTTGTTTCTAAAACCAGTTTCGATGAAGATAAATGGGAACTCTACAATGTTGCTAATGACTTCAGTGAATCCAAGGATCTAGCCAAAGAGAATCCTGCGAAGTTAGCAGAACTCCAAAGCCTCTTCCAAAAGGAAGCAAAGAAGCATAAGGTGTTTCCTCTCGACGATCGCCTCTATCAACGCTTTGAAGTGGAACATCGTCCTAATATCAATGATGGACGCGATAGCTTTACCTACTACACCGCCGTAGTCGGTATTCCTGAAACCAGCGCTCCGAATATTAAAAATCGTTCCTTTAGCATCACTGCCGATGTGGATACGGCAAAAGCTGGTGCTGAGGGTGTGTTAGCCACCCAAGGCGGAAGATTTGCAGGTTGGAGTTTGTTCTTGAAGGATAATAAACCTACTTTTGTGTATAACTATCTCAATAGCGATCGCACCACGATTCAATCTTCGCAACCGATCGCGATCGGCAAGTCCAAGATCCGCTTTGATTTCACTGCCGATGGTGGTGCGATCGGTGCTGGTGGCACGGGCAAGATCTTTATCAATGACAAGCAGGTTGCGGAAGGTCGGATTGAGAAAACCGTAGCGGCTCGTTTTGGCATTGATGATACCTTTGATATTGGTCAAGATACGGGTACGCCTGTAGTGGATAGCTATCAAGTTCCCTTTAAGTTCACGGGCAATTTAGAGCAGCTTAAAGTCGATTTGTTGTAA
- a CDS encoding type I restriction endonuclease subunit R, with protein sequence MPILAVTDTVTTIAEAEQKFGLGRSESKDFFTEWYDHLPKVNSSDRANLEILWQRYIYHRSGGHLLESTVMLLLVSPLLTIAGLYDPPFRIKAEESIAIDVADSEETLQGRIDVLVLRDRLWIIVLESKKTMLSIWSALPQTLAYLMPSPNGDRPNFAMLTNGDDIVFVKLEGKQYAMSQVLAPLVNRGDLEVAWQVLRKIAEIEV encoded by the coding sequence ATGCCAATACTAGCCGTTACTGATACTGTCACCACAATTGCGGAAGCAGAACAAAAGTTTGGCTTGGGTCGTAGTGAATCGAAGGATTTTTTTACGGAATGGTATGACCATTTACCAAAGGTTAATTCTAGCGATCGCGCCAATCTAGAGATTCTGTGGCAGCGTTATATTTATCATCGGTCTGGTGGACATTTGCTAGAGAGTACGGTGATGCTCTTGCTGGTTTCGCCATTACTCACGATCGCTGGTTTATACGATCCTCCTTTTCGGATTAAGGCTGAGGAGTCGATTGCGATCGATGTTGCTGATAGTGAAGAAACTCTACAAGGTCGCATCGATGTGTTGGTATTGCGCGATCGTCTGTGGATTATTGTTTTGGAGTCAAAGAAAACAATGCTGTCGATTTGGTCTGCTTTGCCGCAAACTTTGGCTTATTTGATGCCGAGTCCAAATGGAGATCGCCCGAATTTTGCGATGTTGACGAATGGTGATGATATTGTGTTTGTAAAGCTAGAGGGTAAGCAATATGCAATGTCTCAGGTTTTGGCTCCTCTGGTTAATCGGGGTGACTTAGAGGTAGCATGGCAAGTTTTACGCAAGATTGCAGAAATAGAAGTTTGA
- a CDS encoding DNA-binding protein, with protein MPTYKSYHSYLIESLKDPLEAAAYLDAVIEDGDFEHILLALKNVAEAQQDITNNSKNNKLNLDLNPQLLLNQQPSELMTIAKLLNQLGLKLSVTVQEKQPA; from the coding sequence ATGCCAACCTATAAAAGTTATCATTCTTACCTAATTGAGTCCTTAAAAGATCCTCTAGAAGCTGCCGCTTACCTAGATGCAGTCATAGAAGATGGTGACTTTGAACATATTTTATTGGCTTTGAAAAATGTTGCAGAAGCTCAACAAGATATTACTAACAATTCAAAAAACAATAAGCTGAATTTAGATCTCAACCCCCAACTACTTCTAAACCAACAGCCCAGTGAGTTAATGACTATTGCTAAATTACTAAACCAATTAGGGCTAAAACTCTCGGTAACTGTTCAAGAAAAACAACCTGCTTAA
- a CDS encoding type II toxin-antitoxin system RelE/ParE family toxin: MEARPQEVIFYTTENDERPFELWLESLRDRQARARIKARLDRVENGNFGDYKPVGSGVMELRIDYGQGYRIYFAQAGETIVLLLCGGDKSTQNQDIIKAKHYWVDFQRRENANL; the protein is encoded by the coding sequence ATGGAAGCACGTCCGCAAGAGGTGATCTTTTACACAACTGAAAACGACGAGCGTCCCTTTGAACTTTGGTTAGAGTCACTACGCGATCGCCAAGCAAGAGCTAGAATTAAAGCACGGCTTGATCGAGTTGAAAATGGAAACTTTGGAGACTATAAACCCGTTGGTTCAGGAGTCATGGAACTCAGGATTGACTATGGACAAGGTTATCGCATATATTTTGCTCAAGCAGGAGAAACCATAGTTCTTTTGCTATGTGGCGGTGACAAAAGCACCCAAAATCAAGATATCATCAAAGCAAAGCATTACTGGGTAGACTTTCAGAGGAGAGAAAATGCCAACCTATAA
- a CDS encoding XisH family protein, whose amino-acid sequence MPARDSIHDAVKEAVIKDGWEVTDDPYVISYGDRFLFVDLAASGFIGVRQGNKQIAIEIKQFRGQSQVVDLEQVIGQYSLYRILLNQIDPERDLYLAISEATYGDIFDEPIGKLAISEIPLKLVIVNLSTKEITQWIPSNPIKQ is encoded by the coding sequence TTGCCAGCTAGAGACTCCATCCATGATGCTGTAAAAGAAGCAGTTATTAAAGATGGATGGGAAGTTACTGACGATCCCTATGTTATTTCCTATGGCGATCGCTTTTTATTTGTGGATCTTGCGGCAAGTGGCTTTATTGGAGTTCGGCAAGGAAATAAACAAATTGCGATTGAAATTAAGCAGTTTCGAGGTCAGTCTCAAGTTGTTGATTTAGAGCAAGTGATCGGGCAATATTCTTTGTATCGCATCTTGCTTAACCAGATTGACCCAGAGCGTGATCTCTATCTGGCAATTTCTGAGGCGACTTATGGCGATATATTTGATGAGCCAATTGGTAAACTAGCGATCTCTGAAATTCCGTTAAAACTTGTTATCGTAAATCTAAGCACTAAGGAGATAACTCAATGGATACCATCAAATCCTATCAAGCAGTAA
- a CDS encoding XisI protein, whose translation MDTIKSYQAVIKQVISEYAKLRPSHGNIHLEPIFDDVNSRYALMQFGWDRERRVRGNLIYVSIKDGKVLIEYDGIEGGITQDLIQRGIPEQDIVLAFLHKFETISVR comes from the coding sequence ATGGATACCATCAAATCCTATCAAGCAGTAATCAAGCAGGTAATTAGTGAGTATGCTAAGTTGCGTCCTTCTCATGGCAATATCCATTTGGAGCCGATATTTGATGATGTGAATAGTCGCTATGCGCTGATGCAGTTTGGTTGGGATCGGGAGAGACGGGTGCGGGGTAATTTGATTTATGTGAGTATTAAGGATGGGAAAGTTTTGATTGAGTATGATGGAATTGAGGGGGGAATCACTCAAGATTTGATTCAAAGGGGGATTCCTGAGCAGGATATTGTACTTGCGTTTCTGCACAAATTTGAGACGATCAGTGTAAGGTGA
- a CDS encoding HNH endonuclease yields the protein MSGYISQNLRSQIESIDRKRCCYCLTTEANSGMPMTIDHIQPVSKGGLNTTENLCLACRTCNEYKSDTTEAIDPLTGELVALFNPRQQNWKEHFQWNNDASQVEGLTAIGRATVIALRMNNAVIVATRKRWFTIGWHPPES from the coding sequence GTGTCAGGCTATATTTCCCAAAATCTGCGATCGCAAATAGAATCAATTGACCGTAAGCGTTGCTGCTATTGCCTCACAACTGAAGCAAATAGCGGTATGCCTATGACAATCGATCATATTCAACCAGTTTCAAAAGGAGGACTGAATACAACTGAAAACCTATGTCTTGCCTGTCGAACTTGCAATGAATACAAATCTGACACCACAGAAGCGATCGATCCATTAACAGGCGAACTCGTAGCGTTGTTTAATCCCCGACAACAAAATTGGAAGGAGCATTTTCAATGGAATAATGATGCCTCTCAAGTTGAAGGTTTAACAGCGATCGGGCGTGCAACAGTTATCGCTTTACGGATGAATAATGCCGTCATTGTCGCTACTCGTAAACGTTGGTTTACAATTGGTTGGCATCCACCAGAAAGTTGA
- a CDS encoding DUF6883 domain-containing protein: MILKEIVAEVLIDPQKLTSYALNPKSLKGADKALMFRAYLGFTQQNYQLLLTQIRDKVMESEAKLGVCDEYGQRYQVDILIDGVEFDQQEIVRTGWIVKPNEDIARFVTAYIRSRK; this comes from the coding sequence ATGATCTTAAAAGAAATAGTTGCAGAAGTTTTGATTGATCCTCAAAAATTAACTAGCTATGCTCTTAATCCCAAAAGTTTAAAAGGAGCAGATAAAGCACTCATGTTTAGAGCGTATCTCGGATTTACACAGCAAAATTATCAATTACTCTTAACTCAAATTCGGGATAAAGTAATGGAATCGGAAGCTAAGTTAGGTGTTTGTGATGAATATGGGCAGAGATATCAAGTTGATATATTGATCGATGGAGTAGAATTTGATCAGCAAGAGATTGTGCGGACGGGATGGATTGTTAAACCTAATGAAGATATTGCAAGGTTTGTGACTGCATATATTCGGAGTCGAAAATGA
- a CDS encoding DUF4926 domain-containing protein, which yields MIKPELFDAIELLVDLPEVNIKAGEIGTIVEKYDDRAYEVEFANNDGETLALLALTVDQFIVVWKNETQDWIPLGDRIAAIFQMLSEDRQKQVLNFTRSLYKTSA from the coding sequence ATGATTAAGCCAGAGTTGTTTGATGCGATCGAACTTTTAGTTGATTTGCCAGAGGTAAATATTAAGGCTGGTGAGATCGGTACGATTGTTGAGAAGTACGATGATCGCGCCTATGAGGTGGAATTTGCCAATAATGATGGTGAAACTTTGGCTCTCTTAGCTTTGACTGTTGATCAGTTTATTGTGGTGTGGAAGAATGAAACTCAGGACTGGATACCTCTCGGCGATCGCATTGCAGCGATATTTCAGATGTTGTCAGAGGATCGACAAAAACAAGTTTTAAATTTTACTCGTTCCCTCTATAAAACATCTGCATAG